In Bos indicus isolate NIAB-ARS_2022 breed Sahiwal x Tharparkar chromosome 2, NIAB-ARS_B.indTharparkar_mat_pri_1.0, whole genome shotgun sequence, a single genomic region encodes these proteins:
- the SYF2 gene encoding pre-mRNA-splicing factor SYF2, translating to MAAATLTEKVPVGGAEEQQPPAGAEELASQKREQRLRKFRELHLKRNEARKLNHQEVVEEDKRLKLPANWEAKKARLEWELQEEEKKKECAARGEDYEKVKLLEISAEDAERWERKKRRKNPDLGFSDYAAAQLRQYHRLTKQIKPDMETYERLREKHGEEFFPTSNSLLHGTHVPSTEEIDRMVLDLEKQIEKRDKYSRRRPYNDDADIDYINERNAKFNKKAERFYGKYTAEIKQNLERGTAV from the exons ATGGCGGCTGCGACTCTTACCGAGAAG GTGCCGGTGGGTGGAGCAGAGGAGCAGCAGCCTCCCGCAGGAGCCGAGGAGCTGGCCTCCCAGAAGCGCGAACAGAGACTGCGCAAATTCCGGGAGCTGCACCTGAAGCGG AATGAAGCTCGTAAATTAAATCACCAGGAAGTTGTTGAAGAAGATAAAAGACTTAAGTTACCTGCAAATTGGGAAGCCAAAAAGGCTCGTTTGGAATGGGAActacaggaagaagaaaagaaaaag gAATGTGCAGCGAGAGGGGAAGACtatgagaaagtgaagttgctagaaatcagtgcagaagatgcagaaagatgggagagaaaaaagaggaggaaaaacccCGACCTGGGATTTTCGG ATTATGCTGCTGCTCAGCTTCGCCAGTATCATCGGCTGACCAAACAGATcaaaccagacatggaaacaTATGAGAGACTGAGAGAAAAGCA TGGAGAAGAGTTTTTCCCAACGTCCAACAGTCTTCTTCATGGGACACATGTGCCTTCCACAGAGGAAATCGACAGGATGGTCCTAGACCTGGAAAAACA AATTGAAAAACGAGACAAATACAGCCGGAGACGTCCTTATAATGATGATGCAGATATTGACTACATTAATGAAAGGAATGCTAAATTCAACAAGAAGGCAGAAAGATTCTATGGGAAATATACAGCTGAAATTAAGCAGAATTTGGAAAGAGGAACAGCCGTCTAA